The Pogona vitticeps strain Pit_001003342236 chromosome 7, PviZW2.1, whole genome shotgun sequence genome segment ACAAACAGTAGGACAACATGCAATATAGCGCATAGATGACGTCTCATGAACTAAGCTCAAGGGAGCACATTACGAAAAGACACTCTCTATGGGTCTGTCTTCAACTGTTTCCTCAAAATTTGGAAGGGATGGGGCTTTGAGCTGGGGTGGGCTGGGTCGGGAGAAGGGATGCCTTAAATTTCAAGAAATTGTagattgatttaatttttttaagctttTGAAATTCTGGAACCCAAATGCTAGGCTGGGCTTAGTCCAGGAGTCCTTAGGCACCAAGTTTGTTAATGCCCTGAATTCTGTGCTTGAAGAAGAGAACGTCTAATGGTTTCTCAGCTCCTTCTGGGAATGTACTCAGTGTAGACTGAGCCTGGGAAAATGTcccccttttggactacaactcccagaagtcccagctAGGGCTCAGGCAGCCTATAGATTTGCAGATCATCATTATCCCTTGGGAATCACAGTCCAAAAAGAGTAACGTTTTCAAATCCTGGCAGGGAGGATCCTCCAACTGGACTTAAGTCTTATTCTTCAGTTTTGAAGGCCAGCCTTTTGGTATCCTAcgcttcttttattttttttcactcGTAATTCAACTAACATTTACCTTTCGGACGCCAAGTCTAGTAAAAGTCTGGGCATGTACTGCTTTGTTTGCACATTTTGGCTGAGTCCtggctctttcttcctttctccccccccttcctcgtCCCCGCCTTAGGTTAAGAAACAAATACTGGATGAAGAAATTTTCTGCTCTCCTGAGGTGACCATTTTGTTGGCTTCTTACGCCGTTCAAGCCAAGGTGAGGCGTTTAAAACGGCTGTGTGGctctctttcatttcttcctaatttttttaaGCCACCTTGTTACTTCATGGAGCGTGTCTTAAAAGCTTTGCTGCAGAGTGGGGGGAAATGGGACATTCACAATTTTTTATGTATGGGATTAAAATATGTATGagcataataataaataatcttttgccatcaagtcaattctgactcctgGCAGCcgtttctagggttttctaggtaaagaatactcagatgtgATTGACCGTTCCTTTTACCCTtctggggaatcaaacacctaaCCATGCCATCTTCAGACTTCTGGACATGGAATCCCTTTGGTTTAAGCTGTTGATCAAAGCACCTTAACTCTAAAGTCCCAGGGAGCTCCATGGCATCTCCAGGCCTGTGGAAATGGAGCCCCTTTGGTTTAAGTGGTTGGCAAAAGCACCTTAACTCTAAGGTCCCAGGGAGCTCCATGGCGTCTCCGGGCCTCCGGAAATGGAGCCCCTTTGGTTTAAGTGGTTGGCAAAAGCACCTTAACTCTAAGGTCCCAGGGAGCTCCATGGCGTCTCCGGGCCTCCGGAAATGGAGCCCCTTTGGTTTAAGTGGTTGACAAAAGCACCTTAACTCTAAGGTCCCAGGGAGCTCCATGGCGTCTCCGGGCCTCCGGAAATGGAGCCCCTTTGGTTTAAGTGGTTGGCAAAAAGCACCTTAACTCTAAGGTCCCAGGGAGCTCCATGGCGTCTCCGGGCCTCCGGAAATGGAGCCCCTTTGGTTTAAGTGGTTGGCAAAAAGCACCTTAACTCTAAGGTCCCAGGGAGCTCCATGGCGTCTCCGGGCCTGTGGAAATGGAGCCCCTTTGGTTTAAGTGGTTGGCAAAAGCACCACAACCCTTGGAAATCATTTTGGCGAACTGACTTCCAGTTGTTCGGAGAAAATTAGAAAAAGCTAAGATGAGATACATTCTCAAGCCAAACTGGGGGAGCTGGTGTGGAGCCTTGAGTCCAATCACTCTTTTGTCTATGTCCTGATCTCCAGCTAGAGCCCCTACTTTACACTTCTGCTTTTCTGCAAAGCAACTGAaacatcatcctcatcttagaacttcagagctggaagggggggCAATGCACCAAAGCTAGGGTGAAATGGCTCACGGCCACGTATACGTTTTGTGTGTATGCATATCATTTTGTCTCTTCCATCTCctgacctttctctctctctctctctctcttttccattttattCCAGTACGGGGACTATGACCCAAATCTGCACACGCCTGGCTTCCTGGTTCCTGAGGAATTCCTGCCCAAGAGGGTAAGGATTCGGCACCTTGCTTTTCTGAGAAAACAAAGTTGAGCCTGATCCAGACCAGGTGGAGGAGCCCGCAGGGTAAGGTCGGGAGGAGGTGGGCTGAGATTTTAGGACTGCAACGCATCAGGAAGAAACTAAGTCTAGTCCAGCCGTAGAAGGTCTTCATACTTCCAAATGGTTTCCGCTTTTAGatatttttccccccagtcctTCGGCACAAAATGATACCGTGTTAAAGTAGTCGGATATACATGCGTAAAAGCAGGCCAATAAAATGTACAATATGAAAACACGACATTAAAATGAAGTGTAAATATTTATATGATAGGTGGAATAGGGACCTATTGACTCTAGAGCAGAAGAAGGaggcttgaaggagagaggattGATTCTGTTGCCCAAGCCCCTGGCAATGGCGTAGCTGGTCCAGGAACCACAGAGCGGAAGCCCCAGGACTTTCTGAGCAACAGGGATGATGGCCTCTTCTGCGACTCTCCTCGGGCGTCTCTCTTCCCTCTTGAGCTCCACATTGAACCTCTTCCAAGCCGGGAGAGGGAACGGATTGTCCCAGGGAACAGGATGCCGTGGCAAGCCGGCATGCAAAATATTTGGTCTCGGAGGGGAAATCAAAAGCCGTCACgtctacaaaagacctgctcttcaGTGTTCGATAGGGTCTACCCTGCGACCCTTCCCATTTTGGGGGGTAGGCGTAAGGATTGTCTTGATGGGTTCCTGCTCTTCCAGGGTTACAGCTCCACCACTGCCTCTGGGAAGACCACACAGACAATTTGGAGAATGAATCTCTCTCTTTTACATTTTGTAATGTcctaagaaaccttggcttgTATTGAGTCCACTGACATGGCTATtaagcatgtgtatatattttgtttcatctctctctctctttctctctcttccttttttttcccaggtCCTCCGTCAATATCAGATGACGCCCAAGATGTGGGAAGAGAAGATTACAGCCTGGTATGCCACCCACCAGGGCATAGCCAGGTACTCTAAAACaccctttccttcatttttttatttaaaacaatgctCACTTTCACATTTCAGTTGCCTGGTCTAGAAGGGGGCCCTTCTGTctgcagtttctctctctctccctttaggTATGAAGCAGAGATGAACTACCTAAAAATTGCACAAGAACTGGAAATGTACGGGGTGAATTATTTCCCCATAGCTGTAAGtatattggggaggggggtagACATAGTGCTGGCCAGCCGCTGGCTACCTGATGGGGTAGCTGGTAAATCTGGAAGAAGAGCTTGTGGGGGCAGCTGCTGTCGGGGAGTCCAAAAAGGGAATTCATTTTCATAGCACCAGGGGGAGAAATGTTGAACCTTCAGGAGCCGGTCTTTTGTCAAGCTAAGGACTCTTAATTGCCCATCCAGGACTAAGCCAAAAATCGTGTTGCACATTAGCTCAGAAGGGGCCTTTAGGGGCTTTGCACGTGGTATAATCCTGCCTCTATGGACTTCTCTGGAGGAAGAGGACCAGGTAGAGGTTTCTTCCTTTGACCTCTGACACATGACCCAGTAGAATTATTTATGATGGCCAGAAGCCACATTTTGGACCGTTTTAGGTTGCTCTTCAGCTGCCCCCAGGAAACAATGGCAGTCAAACTCTCCATTTTTCACCCTGGGCTTTCTTCTTTGGCAGCAAAAGAAGAACCGCACCGACTTCCTGCTGGGCGTGGATGCCAAAGGGGTCCACGTTTACAGCATCAACAACCGCTTCTCTCCAGATAAGTCTTTCGAATGGAGCAGCATCCGGAACATTTCCTATAGTGAGAAAGAGGTATGGGGTGGGGGCGCAGGGGGAGGCACCCAAGGGCCCCCCAACAGGTGGAAAGAGGAAGGGTGGGTGTTTAGTGGATTTGCAAGCCACAGTATGTGGATCGGAAGCCAAGGAATGAATGGAAAATTCATAATGAATCATCGCTGGTCATGCTGAATGGGAAGTGATGAACCAGGtggcacaaagagagagagagagagagagagacagactttTAGAGTAGACTTTTAGCCATGGGGGGGTGAGAGCAAGTTCTCATGCAGAAGCTCTGTTCTAATTTTGTTTATCATTAATTGTGGAGAAACAATGTGCAAGCTGTACAATGTGCAGGCTGTCCTaaaaactctctctgtgtgtgtgtgtgtgtgtgtgtgtgtgtgtgtgtgtgtgtgtgtgtgtgtgtgtgtgtgtgtgtgtgtgtgtgtgtgtgtgtgtgtgtgtgtgtgtgtgtgtgtgtgtgtgtgtgtgtgtgtgtgtgtgtgtgtgtgtgtttaggcaAGAGGATCACCACTCTGTCTTTCCACCCTCCCCAGCTCACCATCAAACCTATAGACAAGAAAGCCGAAGTCTTCAAATTCTTCTCCTCTCAGCCGAAAGTCAACAAACTGGTGAGAATTTCTGTTGTTGGAAGTTAGGCTTCCCTGAGGATGATGTTCTGCGGGTGCTATGGTAAATAATAAAAGCTTTAttttgggggtgtgtgggggggggttgctggaTTGCCTGACTCTGAGCCCTCTAACCACTATGCCgtactgcctgcctgccttccataTGCACTACCtgtcattggggggaaaaaggatATTAGGCCTTTTTCACCTCTGGTTCAGAGAGgacttttctctcccccttacAGATCATGCAGCTGTTTATCGGGAACCACGACTTGTTCATGAGAAGGCGGCGGGTGGATCCCATTGAGATCCAGCAGATGAAGGCTCAGGCTCGGGAAGAGAAAGCACGAAAAAAGGCGAGTCTTGGAGAATTGATGGGGTGGGGGCATGCGTTTCAAAGGTACTTACAGAGTTTTGGGTCAAAACAGGATGTAGCCGTGCTGTCCATTTCcgattatgatttttttttaatgtgggaggCTTAGGGGATGCTGTGACCCTCCAGCTGAAAAAGGCCAccccagaaaaataaataaataatggcataGCGTCtcagcagaagatggagaaaacTCATAGGCTTTGCTGCCCCCCCAAAAGCTTTAATCTGCTGTTCTtcagttccctctagtggccagctctgatATTGcaacttggaaatatttataaaaacatgGAAGATAAAACCAAAGAGTATTTCTTTGGCCATTCAGGATGAGTCATGGAATAGCCTAGCAATGTCAAAAAGGCCTACCAAACCGTTTCTTGTAAAATGTCCTTAAAATGCTACATTTCAGAGTAACTCAATGTTTCTTGTCACAGGGTAACTAATGTGGATGTAGTTGGTTACACTTAAAGAAGCAATTTTGTTGCTCATTGCCCctcaaagtaactagttacaggtaaccCCATTACTTGTGGATAAATTACTTCCAAGTTCCGGGGAGTAAAAATAGAAGAGAATAAGTCACAGAGAATTTGATGTCACTTGATGGCAGCCAAAATCTGCGGCTGGAGATAGAGAGCGCATTTTGCCTCTTAGGGCCGGTCCGGTCCATCAGATGGATCGTGTCCTGAGCTCCTTGGAGGACCAACGGCACACAGGTCTGAAAAATATAAATACACTGGCCAGCTTTTGAGGCCTAGTGTTCATGAGTAGGAGCACCGaatccatgggggatcagttccaaaaaaccccatggatgctgaaaaatgtggattatagcaaatgctattataGTActgaatacatagcatggtcttctGCTTCTTCCAGTGGCCAGGAGGAAGTAACGtccttaaaataaaatgataaaaatatatcgttttgagatatattttttctggcaacttcattgtttaaaaatatataccgGTACTTTGGGGATTTTTCTTGTAACATTTTTAATTGCTTCAGGCCTTGGATGAAAgcatcagcagatactgatcccgcggataagaggtcctactgtatttcaaaacGTCTCCATCCCAAAGAGATGGGCCTTGAACTTTTGACATCAAAGAGAGATGAGCGATGTGACTTTTTGCCAGCTTCCAGAGTCCTGGAATGCTGGTGGCATTTTGGAAGCTATCTTTCTGAGCAAGCAGCCCTTCTGGCCTCTCTTGAGAGATGCTGGGCTAAGTTCCAAAGCACTCCCACGAGGCATCCGTGTATGGCTGTGGTTGATGACGGGATGTGCCACTTTTCCAGATGGAGCACCAGCGGCTGGCCAGGGAGAAGCAGCTGCGAGAAGAAGCTGAGCAGGCCAAGGAGGAACTGGAACGGCGCCTCCTTGAGGTGGAAGACAAAGCCCGGCAAGCTAACGAAGCTTTGGTGAGCCTTGCCTCggggtcacgggggggggggagctggggaGTGAATGAGGTCCAGCTTGCCAGGTCAGCGGAGTCCGGCTGAGAGCTGCAGGCCAACCATCTCTGGAGGAGGTCCGTTCTTGCTCCCTTCTCTTGCTATCTTCTCTTCCCTgctccccaaaaaaaccccattacttttttcttcccctccctccccagctcCGCTCGGAGGCGGCGGCCGAGCTGCTGGCCGAGAAGGCCCAGATCGCCACGGAAGAAGCCAAACTCCTGGCCCAGAGTGCGGCCGAGGCCGAGCAGGAGCGCCAGCGGCTGGAGCTGGCCGCCTTGAAGACGGAGGAGGAGAAGCGTCTGATGGAGCACAAGGTGCGGGAGGCGGAGTTGATCGCCATGAAGCTGGTGAAGGAATCCGACCGAAGGTGAAGCCCCCGGGGACGGAGGGAGGGGGCCCCAGTGGGCTGGCCAAGGGTTCCTCTCTTCGACACAGTCTGGGGAACTCCCTTTTTGAGGATGATTGCTCCCCTTCGTGGCCCAGCCAAGGGAGAGGTCACCGAGAAAATTTAACTTGGCCAAGACCCAATTCCAGCAAGAATTTTGTCttcaagattttatttttaaagtgaggTGTGTGTCTCATGACCTCTgcaaattacagtaggacccctcaCAGGATGGAGATCGACTGActcatttatccacagtctaaaaatattaaaaggaaaaaaagctagaaatactgtacagcaggcttgtccaacctgcggcccgagggccacatgcggcccaggtcagcttgtaatgtggcccagtgcaattttttattttaaaaggaattccaaagtttcaagttacactgctggtgcttgcggccagaatgcggcCAGGGCACATCACAATGGtagtggggggagagggaaggaaaaaaggagtgggaggggaggtgagctgcatgactgcattgcaccatccctgtcaataggtggaccccctcctggccccataaagccaccagagttgaagctggcagcctctgctgtctgagatcgcagctgccgataagcgcgcttggagcagggctgcagaggacggctaggggtGTCCctcccatgcggcccaaaccaaatgtatgtgcagcccaaaccaaattttcatcttctaatgtggcccagggaaggtgaaaggttggacacccctgctgtacagtatatatggtatatttccacaatgtattTATCAGAGCtgaccattagagggagccagagactgtgctatgaatacctCTTAGTGAAGAaggcatagcatggtctctgtccctctagtgaccagttctggtaatgcatatgaaaatatttgtctccccccccccacaccttttaccatctctctctctctagagcagtggtgtcaaactgtggccctccagatgttcttggacttcaactcccagaagccttcaccaccacctctgctggccaggatttctgggagttgaaggccaagaacatctggagggccacagttcgacaccactgctctagagagtgAGATCAcgggtttgctattatctgcagttttcagtatccaaaCAGGGCTTGGGAATGATCCCAGTGGATGTGGGGGTCCGACTGTATGTACCCGAGTAAACAGCTGCTAAGATTATAGATGTCCTGATTTTACTTTACGGTTACCGTTACGCAACAAAGCCCACAGAGCTTTCCTGCAGGGAAAGATGCTTGGGCATGCTTCTGCGCCGTAAAGCCACCACATTCGTCACTACGTTTTGCCAGAGGTGGGACCTCAGAGGGTGAAAAGTGATCCCAGCCCCTGAAGCCAAAGTGGGGCCAGGGGCAGCTTGGCTTCCCCTGAACTCAAAGCAGCTGCCCGCCGAAAATAAGGCATTGTGTTTTTGCCATCCTGAACCCAGCGCCCACCCCGGGTTGCTCTCCTCCGATAGGGCCAAGGAAGCCGAACATTTGAAACAGGACCTGCAGGAGGCCAGAGAGGCAGAAGAAAAAGCCAGACAGAAACTCCGAGATGCCAGCAAACTGAATCACCCTCTCGTAAGTTTCTTTTTCCATAGGAGTGGCGAGGCAGGGCGGTGTAACGGTGAAGGGGCCAGCCCAGCGCAGGGGAAATCCACCTTCAGCGAGGCCCCTTCCAGATGTGGAACTCATTGGTGGGGAGCTTGGGCCCGTCCcaatctctcagcctgacctaccttacagggttggtTTTGAGGAGAGAGATGCATGTAAATAATACACACCCGTGTGAAATTAATGTAAATAACCATCCTTTCCGAGTCTGCACCCTTTCCGAATGGTTTCTAAACCTGCCTTCCTGTTTCCGCTCCTCCCAGGGCCCCTCTAAATATCCCCCCGTCTTCTCCCCCGACCCCTGTGGGGCTGACAAAGGACCCATAAAGCTGGATTTACGGGATATCGACCTGAAGAGGCTTTCCCTGGAAATTGAGCGAGAAAGGTACGAACTGTGCTCCTCCGGCTGAAATAACCAGAAGTCTAGACTGGCATCGCTCTGAAAATGTCCCAGTTTTCTTCTGTGGGGAGCTGGCCTCTTCAGCTTGTGCAAACGCAGGCAAAAGCATAAACACGGAACGTGAAGCGCATCCAATTTCTCATATTTTGAATAACGGAAGAGGCTCTCACTCTTCCTAAGTGCAGAGTATTAGCTATGCTAAATGTTGAATCTATGCATTTAAGCATAGATGCACAGAATCTACTGTATGCCTGGAAATGTGACCCAGCAAGCTACCTCCATTGCTAATGTTATTTGGGGAACGGTTGCTGTCTAactggggagtgtgtgtgtagTGGTCtccagccctatggaggatttggGATGCACCCTCCCCATAAGCCCCACTGCCTTGCAGGTGGTGCACATCGGAGGGAGGGCGGCCCACGGGTTGCCTCTGAACATTGCAAGGAGAAATCTCACCTTGGGAATTCGCACACAGCTCCGATGTTTCCGTTTGCTCTGTTTCGCCATCTCCCCCCCAGATTAGATTACCTGGACAAGAGCCGGAAGTTCGAGGATCGGCTCCAGGAACTCAAATCCGAAATCCACGCCCTGAAAGTCGAAGAGAAACAGGCCGGGTTCTTCTCCCACTGGAGC includes the following:
- the LOC110084525 gene encoding merlin isoform X1, which encodes MSITGLKKQQPKMFKVKVTTMDAEMEFSCEIKWKGKDLFDLVCRALGLREFWFFGLQYPVKGMGTWLKMDKKVLEQDVPKENPVSFRFLVKFYPEKVEEELLQEITQHLFFLQVKKQILDEEIFCSPEVTILLASYAVQAKYGDYDPNLHTPGFLVPEEFLPKRVLRQYQMTPKMWEEKITAWYATHQGIARYEAEMNYLKIAQELEMYGVNYFPIAQKKNRTDFLLGVDAKGVHVYSINNRFSPDKSFEWSSIRNISYSEKELTIKPIDKKAEVFKFFSSQPKVNKLIMQLFIGNHDLFMRRRRVDPIEIQQMKAQAREEKARKKMEHQRLAREKQLREEAEQAKEELERRLLEVEDKARQANEALLRSEAAAELLAEKAQIATEEAKLLAQSAAEAEQERQRLELAALKTEEEKRLMEHKVREAELIAMKLVKESDRSAHPGLLSSDRAKEAEHLKQDLQEAREAEEKARQKLRDASKLNHPLGPSKYPPVFSPDPCGADKGPIKLDLRDIDLKRLSLEIERERLDYLDKSRKFEDRLQELKSEIHALKVEEKQAGFFSHWSEVLRTLDQPSGNPCKASWWMRALEADLFQSLPQRFLACPLNVTDCTAPRTSSFQTDPQGTGTRKHIKVQQHKTDVIYI
- the LOC110084525 gene encoding merlin isoform X2, which gives rise to MSITGLKKQQPKMFKVKVTTMDAEMEFSCEIKWKGKDLFDLVCRALGLREFWFFGLQYPVKGMGTWLKMDKKVLEQDVPKENPVSFRFLVKFYPEKVEEELLQEITQHLFFLQVKKQILDEEIFCSPEVTILLASYAVQAKYGDYDPNLHTPGFLVPEEFLPKRVLRQYQMTPKMWEEKITAWYATHQGIARYEAEMNYLKIAQELEMYGVNYFPIAQKKNRTDFLLGVDAKGVHVYSINNRFSPDKSFEWSSIRNISYSEKELTIKPIDKKAEVFKFFSSQPKVNKLIMQLFIGNHDLFMRRRRVDPIEIQQMKAQAREEKARKKMEHQRLAREKQLREEAEQAKEELERRLLEVEDKARQANEALLRSEAAAELLAEKAQIATEEAKLLAQSAAEAEQERQRLELAALKTEEEKRLMEHKVREAELIAMKLVKESDRRAKEAEHLKQDLQEAREAEEKARQKLRDASKLNHPLGPSKYPPVFSPDPCGADKGPIKLDLRDIDLKRLSLEIERERLDYLDKSRKFEDRLQELKSEIHALKVEEKQAGFFSHWSEVLRTLDQPSGNPCKASWWMRALEADLFQSLPQRFLACPLNVTDCTAPRTSSFQTDPQGTGTRKHIKVQQHKTDVIYI